A genomic region of Dermacentor andersoni chromosome 9, qqDerAnde1_hic_scaffold, whole genome shotgun sequence contains the following coding sequences:
- the LOC126527186 gene encoding phospholipid phosphatase homolog 1.2 homolog, which produces MEMSVTPNPADPEAPADKTDQELLRNCSGAEATALTDGSSLQDSLTKKSHRSVASLLVVFLNALVPARTLVELATEVLLAALAVYVILSISGAFQVGSSPGMWRPAFRCDDPSLQSPFLSESVRTRDLVIFVVTVPLALLLVLEFRRTGAPLRDRFFWSGRLLRRYLVGLLLVTTVTQLLKDAVAEKRPYFLDACKPVFRNQRNATLLCQASLVAVLPTVTTASPLITDYVCSGPPRDVVRAFDSFPSGHTSVSCYVGFYLVGYLVWRGDSVAPSAARVLLVALLIASAVAVSLSRIVERMHFWWDVGVGGALGLVGAVVFILWPFS; this is translated from the exons ATGGAGATGTCGGTGACGCCCAACCCCGCGGACCCCGAAGCCCCCGCCGACAAGACCGACCAGGAGCTGCTCAGGAACTGCAGCGGCGCCGAGGCGACCGCGCTCACCGATGGCTCCTCGCTGCAGGACAGCCTCACCAAGAAGTCGCACCGGTCGGTCGCCTCGCTCCTTGTGGTCTTCCTCAACGCCCTCGTTCCGGCCAGGACCCTGGTCGAGCTCGCCACCGAGGTTCTGCTGGCCGCTCTCGCCGTCTACGTCATTCTCTCCATATCCGGGGCTTTCCAG GTGGGCTCCAGTCCCGGCATGTGGCGTCCCGCGTTCCGCTGCGACGATCCGAGCCTGCAGTCTCCGTTCCTGTCCGAGAGCgttcgcacccgcgacctcgtcATCTTCGTGGTCACCGTGCCGCTGGCCTTGCTGCTCGTGTTGGAGTTCCGCCGTACCGGCGCTCCGCTGCGCGACCGCTTCTTCTGGAGCGGGCGTCTGCTGCGGCGCTACCTGGTGGGCCTCCTGTTGGTGACCACGGTGACGCAGCTGTTGAAAGATGCCGTCGCCGAGAAGCGCCCTTACTTCCTGGACGCCTGCAAGCCTGTCTTCCGGAACCAGCGGAATGCCACCCTCCTTTGCCAGG CTTCACTGGTTGCCGTTCTTCCAACGGTGACAACGGCTTCACCACTCATTACGGACTACGTCTGCAGTGGGCCTCCAAGAGATGTGGTGCGGGCCTTCGACTCTTTCCCATCGGGACACACGAGTGTCAGTTGTTACGTCGGATTCTACCTTGTTGGATATCTTGTGTGGAGGGGGGATTCAGTGGCCCCGTCAGCAGCCCGTGTGCTTCTGGTGGCCTTGCTAATCGCTTCAGCCGTAGCTGTTTCCCTGTCCAGGATTGTGGAGCGAATGCATTTTTGGTGGGACGTCGGTGTAGGTGGGGCATTGGGTCTTGTCGGGGCTGTAGTGTTTATTTTGTGGCCCTTTTCCTGA